The following coding sequences lie in one uncultured Fibrobacter sp. genomic window:
- a CDS encoding SIR2 family protein, translated as MISADNKIFLDEIANRLFTNHAAIMVGAGFSKNAISSGNHCKKFPDWNELGDLFYEKLYGKNAQTPQKNYLNVLKLAEEVDAAFGRPTLDDMLQKNIPDVEYEPSDLHKKLLGLPWVDVFTTNYDTLLERAAKNVFDRKYTTVYSKDDLVYATKPRIIKLHGSFVSFRPFTITEEDYRIYPQKNAPLVNTVQQSLLENTLCLIGFSGDDPNFLQWLGWLRDNLEKGSSKIYLIGSFNLSSSQKKLLNKRNIVLVNLADNHYDALNIFISYLSEKSRKNNILLWPYNKANAFYPETNAIEKSIIDTISIWENERKTYPGWVILPEEKRDSFWLKTQNWIFALSAKDDFIDKNVQFKFIFELCWRLDRCLHPMDMQTASFAEKILGNSYDCEDKIVIGVCLLKCYRQNGKTSEWNNLYLKLSSLSNIPSKLKGDLDYENALFALFYLDYPKLKQIVQQWLFPSSTPFENAKKAGILAEIGNLQKAIEIVKESLLSIREQEKSTESSTNCSLLSQESYILDLYQSLLFACCNVNDSRTQKKDYLDRLSTLKKYLCDPIHEYNHFKVLLSPEYKHEKEIYIHNKYDVGETTITRHLGRSFREQENAFAFLLYCENVGIPFCIHNKRVIYNFSETEAKSSIARISDYNLMWAISVCCRIADQKAADTLFTRKAINNLSTDSVNQFCESLISTLSENEKEISLEETDENNFAQVLAKIIPEIISRLVPKCNTEIKFKILKLLNSILLSQSRDRYLGIETLIKRFAKSLLVTEIELFFSDMLKLPIPKNISPLEEGILLSPFEYLRASRNVFSESFNFDKKLLTPYYKAMSSSCITIRKWGFITLARLYELNFLDNGEQQRFANLLWDKIGDDGLPFMPYYSKTCFVNLPYPPNYNPLNVLRDYVKSFQCKLFITQEGISTQYVSEMNNFFMIINYLIDNNYLDEVDQEPLVDKIVTFGNSNNDVLNNKEMREEFIPCYCLMQRTIGLLLKKVNKNYYASTKLNDLLKIIEQSGLSCFYVRLIISDSQNRNKMRTELEINIANKDSNKRIDALYCLDEIFCTLQSGDEVKFLFKALLFSILYDDDVLIYHNIDFLIKFIEQNNAMAKEFKILLMKILEHLAIITDYGNENSALSFDEKLIIRQRSMRLAYIMKKDADCSAEKEVLRWENESNDNNEFSDIRNKWM; from the coding sequence ATGATTTCCGCAGATAACAAAATATTTTTAGATGAAATTGCCAATCGTCTTTTTACAAATCACGCGGCGATAATGGTAGGAGCCGGGTTTAGCAAAAATGCAATTTCTAGTGGAAATCATTGTAAAAAATTTCCTGATTGGAATGAATTAGGGGATTTATTTTACGAAAAACTTTATGGGAAAAACGCCCAAACACCCCAAAAAAATTATTTAAATGTTTTAAAATTAGCAGAAGAAGTTGATGCTGCTTTTGGACGACCAACATTAGATGATATGTTGCAAAAGAATATTCCTGATGTGGAATATGAGCCCTCAGATTTGCATAAAAAATTATTGGGATTACCTTGGGTTGATGTTTTTACAACCAATTATGATACTTTGTTAGAACGTGCTGCCAAGAATGTCTTTGATCGTAAATATACTACTGTTTATTCAAAAGATGATTTAGTTTACGCCACAAAACCAAGAATAATAAAATTACATGGAAGTTTTGTTTCTTTTCGACCATTTACCATCACAGAAGAAGATTACAGAATTTACCCCCAAAAAAACGCTCCTCTTGTCAACACAGTGCAACAATCACTGCTAGAAAATACATTGTGTTTAATCGGTTTTTCGGGCGATGATCCGAATTTTTTGCAATGGCTTGGATGGTTAAGAGACAACCTCGAAAAAGGCTCTTCTAAAATATATTTGATTGGGTCATTCAATTTATCTAGTTCACAAAAAAAACTACTTAACAAAAGAAATATTGTTCTAGTGAATTTGGCTGATAATCATTATGACGCATTAAATATTTTTATATCATACCTCTCGGAAAAATCCCGAAAAAACAACATTCTTTTATGGCCATATAATAAAGCAAATGCTTTTTACCCCGAAACAAATGCTATAGAAAAAAGCATTATTGATACTATTTCGATATGGGAAAATGAAAGAAAAACATATCCTGGTTGGGTTATTCTTCCTGAGGAAAAAAGGGATTCTTTTTGGTTAAAGACTCAAAATTGGATTTTTGCGTTAAGTGCTAAAGATGATTTCATCGACAAGAATGTCCAATTTAAATTTATTTTTGAATTGTGTTGGCGGTTGGACAGATGTTTACACCCAATGGATATGCAAACGGCATCTTTTGCCGAAAAAATTCTAGGAAATAGCTATGATTGCGAAGATAAAATAGTAATAGGCGTTTGTTTGCTTAAATGTTACAGACAAAATGGAAAAACTAGTGAATGGAATAATTTGTATTTAAAGTTATCCTCACTAAGCAATATTCCATCAAAGTTAAAAGGCGATTTGGATTACGAAAATGCTTTATTCGCTTTATTCTATTTAGATTATCCCAAATTAAAACAAATAGTGCAACAATGGCTTTTCCCGAGTAGCACTCCATTTGAAAATGCAAAAAAAGCTGGTATTCTAGCGGAAATAGGGAATTTGCAAAAAGCAATAGAAATAGTTAAAGAATCTTTGCTTTCTATAAGGGAACAAGAAAAATCGACAGAATCATCTACAAATTGTTCCCTATTATCTCAGGAATCATATATTTTGGACTTATATCAAAGCCTCTTGTTTGCCTGTTGTAATGTCAATGATTCTAGAACTCAGAAAAAAGATTATTTAGACCGCCTTTCCACATTAAAAAAATACTTATGCGATCCCATTCATGAATACAATCATTTTAAGGTCTTGTTGTCACCGGAGTATAAACATGAAAAAGAAATTTATATTCACAATAAATATGATGTTGGTGAAACAACAATTACTCGTCATTTAGGACGTTCTTTTCGCGAACAAGAAAATGCTTTTGCTTTTTTATTATATTGCGAAAATGTAGGAATTCCATTTTGTATTCATAATAAACGTGTAATATATAACTTCTCTGAAACCGAAGCCAAATCTTCAATTGCTAGAATTTCTGATTACAATTTAATGTGGGCTATATCGGTATGTTGTCGGATTGCCGATCAAAAAGCTGCAGATACGTTGTTTACAAGAAAAGCAATAAACAATCTTTCAACAGATTCTGTAAATCAATTTTGCGAAAGTTTGATTTCTACTTTGAGTGAGAATGAAAAAGAAATTTCACTTGAAGAAACCGATGAAAATAATTTCGCACAGGTTTTGGCCAAAATAATTCCAGAAATTATTTCGCGGCTGGTGCCAAAATGTAATACGGAAATAAAATTCAAAATTCTCAAATTGCTCAATTCAATTCTTTTATCTCAATCACGAGATAGGTATTTGGGTATTGAGACCCTGATAAAGCGATTTGCCAAGTCATTATTGGTTACCGAAATAGAATTATTTTTTTCGGATATGCTAAAACTTCCTATTCCCAAGAATATATCGCCTTTAGAAGAGGGAATATTGTTGTCTCCTTTTGAATATTTAAGAGCTTCTAGAAATGTGTTTAGTGAATCATTTAACTTTGACAAAAAACTTCTGACCCCTTATTATAAGGCAATGTCCTCATCTTGTATAACCATAAGAAAATGGGGCTTTATAACACTAGCAAGGCTTTATGAATTGAATTTCCTAGATAACGGTGAACAACAGAGGTTTGCGAACCTTCTTTGGGATAAAATAGGTGATGATGGTTTGCCATTTATGCCTTATTACTCAAAAACATGCTTTGTAAACCTTCCATACCCTCCTAATTATAATCCTTTAAATGTTTTAAGGGATTATGTAAAATCTTTTCAGTGCAAGTTGTTTATAACTCAAGAGGGAATTTCGACACAATATGTTTCTGAAATGAATAATTTTTTCATGATTATCAACTATTTGATTGACAACAATTATTTAGATGAGGTGGATCAGGAACCCCTTGTTGATAAAATTGTAACTTTTGGGAATAGTAACAATGATGTTTTGAATAATAAGGAAATGCGAGAAGAGTTTATTCCTTGTTATTGTCTGATGCAAAGAACTATAGGACTATTACTAAAAAAAGTGAATAAAAACTACTATGCATCTACAAAATTGAACGATTTATTAAAAATTATAGAACAGTCTGGTTTATCTTGTTTCTATGTACGACTAATAATAAGTGATTCTCAAAATAGAAATAAAATGCGAACAGAATTGGAAATAAATATTGCCAACAAGGACTCAAACAAACGAATAGACGCTTTATATTGTCTTGATGAAATATTTTGTACCCTTCAAAGTGGAGATGAAGTAAAATTTCTTTTTAAGGCTTTGTTATTTTCAATTCTTTATGATGATGACGTCTTGATTTATCATAACATCGATTTTCTAATTAAGTTTATTGAACAAAATAACGCAATGGCAAAAGAATTTAAAATATTATTAATGAAAATTTTGGAACATTTAGCAATAATTACTGATTATGGAAATGAAAATTCTGCACTATCTTTTGACGAAAAATTAATCATTCGTCAAAGATCTATGCGTTTAGCATATATTATGAAAAAGGATGCTGACTGTTCTGCTGAAAAGGAAGTTTTAAGATGGGAGAACGAGTCTAATGATAATAATGAGTTCTCTGATATTCGAAATAAATGGATGTAG
- a CDS encoding restriction endonuclease subunit S produces the protein MSEWKKVKIGEFLKQYRITIYVDDAQQYRQVTISSKDGVKYRCTKIGKEIGRKRQFLIDLKKYPNTVIFTRQGLHEGSIGLAPEEVDSCIATENMPMFSVDDTVIDTQYLKNLLRSPIFANLVSTLTPTGSAQKSIHERDLLPLEISIPNLETQKKIVKEISSQLEMTELLSSEIEKQKSYAKQLRQNILQEAIEGKLTADWRKQHPVQKGNPDYDAQALFDKIQSEKKLSKSNIRSSNNIQEKIDGDFVLDIPQSWLFVNLSELGDLERGKSKHRPRNDIRLFSNGKYPFVQTGDVSQSKYYGYEIQPASKFYNDFGLAQSKMWKAGTLCITIAANIAETGFLTYDACFPDSVVGFTPYIDGDFSNFVRYYIDSIKVILEKYAPATAQKNINLGILETLKIPLPPLAEQKEIVARVEQHIQTITQLETQIATRETTTKQLMQSILKDAFEED, from the coding sequence ATGAGCGAATGGAAGAAAGTAAAAATTGGCGAGTTTCTTAAACAGTATCGAATTACTATTTATGTAGATGATGCGCAACAATACCGTCAAGTAACCATTTCATCAAAAGATGGTGTTAAATATCGCTGTACAAAAATTGGGAAAGAAATCGGTCGAAAACGGCAATTCTTGATTGATTTGAAAAAATATCCAAATACAGTTATTTTCACTCGTCAAGGTTTGCATGAAGGTTCAATAGGGCTTGCCCCTGAAGAAGTTGATAGTTGTATCGCGACAGAAAATATGCCAATGTTTTCTGTTGATGATACCGTGATTGACACGCAATATTTGAAAAATCTTCTTCGGTCTCCCATTTTTGCCAATCTAGTTTCTACACTAACTCCGACAGGATCGGCGCAAAAATCTATTCATGAAAGAGATTTACTACCTCTTGAAATATCAATCCCTAATTTAGAGACTCAGAAAAAGATTGTCAAAGAAATTTCATCTCAGTTAGAAATGACGGAACTGCTGTCATCTGAAATTGAAAAACAAAAATCCTACGCAAAACAACTCCGCCAGAACATCCTCCAAGAAGCCATAGAAGGAAAACTCACCGCAGACTGGCGTAAACAACACCCCGTCCAAAAAGGCAACCCCGACTACGATGCTCAAGCGTTATTTGATAAAATTCAGTCCGAAAAGAAATTATCTAAATCAAATATTAGATCGTCAAATAATATTCAGGAAAAAATAGATGGTGATTTTGTATTAGACATTCCTCAAAGTTGGCTTTTTGTCAATTTGTCTGAGTTAGGCGATTTAGAAAGAGGTAAATCGAAACATCGTCCAAGAAATGATATTCGTCTATTTTCCAATGGTAAATACCCATTTGTTCAAACAGGGGATGTGTCGCAATCAAAATATTATGGTTACGAAATACAACCGGCATCTAAATTTTATAATGATTTTGGCTTGGCTCAAAGTAAAATGTGGAAAGCAGGAACCTTGTGCATAACCATTGCTGCAAATATTGCTGAAACGGGATTTTTAACATACGACGCATGCTTCCCTGATAGCGTTGTTGGCTTTACGCCTTATATTGATGGAGATTTCTCAAATTTCGTAAGATATTATATCGATTCTATTAAAGTTATTCTGGAAAAATACGCTCCGGCAACAGCTCAAAAGAACATTAATTTGGGAATCCTCGAAACTCTAAAAATACCACTCCCTCCACTAGCAGAACAAAAAGAAATCGTCGCCCGAGTAGAGCAACACATACAAACCATCACCCAACTTGAAACCCAAATCGCCACCCGCGAAACCACCACCAAACAACTCATGCAAAGCATCCTAAAAGACGCCTTTGAGGAGGATTGA